One Leifsonia shinshuensis DNA window includes the following coding sequences:
- a CDS encoding L-rhamnose mutarotase, protein MRVALHSVLREGHEAAYEEAHVVIPEDLADSFARLGIHDWTIWRSGRDLFHLVECDDFAAAMRALDDDPANQRWQAFINQHVDHFATTATGPEGMVLGEVWRLAEQRG, encoded by the coding sequence ATGCGCGTCGCCCTGCACTCCGTCCTCCGCGAAGGCCACGAGGCCGCGTACGAGGAGGCGCACGTCGTCATCCCCGAGGACCTCGCGGACTCGTTCGCCCGGCTCGGCATCCACGACTGGACGATCTGGCGCAGCGGCCGTGATCTCTTCCACCTGGTCGAGTGCGACGACTTCGCGGCGGCCATGCGCGCGCTGGACGACGACCCCGCCAACCAGCGCTGGCAGGCCTTCATCAACCAGCACGTCGACCACTTCGCCACGACGGCGACCGGCCCCGAGGGGATGGTACTGGGGGAGGTCTGGCGGCTGGCGGAGCAGCGGGGCTGA
- a CDS encoding ABC transporter substrate-binding protein — protein sequence MFSRRSTTRFVATLGGIAIAALALAGCSSSGSSGSTTISLLAGGNDPVNTKFANDLATAFHKANPTITVKVETRPGGTDGDNLIKTRLSTGDMNDVFLYNSGSLFQALHPDTQLQPLTDEAWVKDLTSDFKKTVSTSKGVYGAPWGTTFDGGIMYNKKVYEKLGLSVPTTWSDFISNSEKIKAAGIAPVIQSYGDTWTSQLFVLADFANVSAKDPSWADDYTANKSNAKYAKAPALAGFTHTQEIFDKGLMNKDYASLTNVNALKMLATGEGAQYPMITTVIGNVVQSNPDQVNDIGYFAMPTDSGDPHATVWESNGAYIPKTTSGDKLTAAKKLVAFINSPTGCDLQNQVGTPAGPFAISTCKVPDSAPALVKDELKYQDDKKTGLALEFLSPIKGPNLEKILIQVGSGISSGTAGAALYDQDVKAQAQQLGIKGW from the coding sequence ATGTTCTCTCGCAGGTCGACGACCCGGTTCGTCGCCACGCTCGGCGGAATCGCCATCGCAGCCCTGGCCCTCGCCGGCTGCAGCTCGTCCGGCTCGAGCGGCTCCACCACCATCTCGCTGCTCGCCGGCGGGAACGACCCCGTGAACACGAAGTTCGCGAACGACCTGGCGACCGCGTTCCACAAGGCCAACCCGACGATCACCGTCAAGGTCGAGACGCGGCCCGGCGGCACCGATGGGGACAACCTCATCAAGACCCGTCTCTCCACCGGAGACATGAACGACGTCTTCCTCTACAACTCGGGATCGCTCTTCCAGGCGCTCCACCCCGACACCCAGCTCCAGCCGCTCACCGACGAAGCCTGGGTGAAGGACCTCACGAGCGACTTCAAGAAGACCGTCAGCACCAGCAAGGGCGTGTACGGCGCACCCTGGGGCACGACCTTCGACGGCGGCATCATGTACAACAAGAAGGTCTACGAGAAGCTCGGTCTGTCGGTGCCGACCACCTGGAGCGACTTCATCAGCAACAGCGAGAAGATCAAGGCGGCCGGTATCGCGCCCGTGATCCAGTCGTATGGAGACACCTGGACCAGCCAGCTCTTCGTGCTCGCCGACTTCGCCAACGTCAGCGCAAAGGACCCGAGCTGGGCCGATGACTACACGGCCAACAAGTCCAACGCGAAGTACGCCAAGGCGCCGGCGCTTGCGGGCTTCACCCACACGCAGGAGATCTTCGACAAGGGTCTGATGAACAAGGACTACGCGTCCCTGACCAACGTCAACGCCCTCAAGATGCTCGCCACGGGCGAGGGCGCCCAGTACCCGATGATCACCACCGTGATCGGCAACGTCGTGCAGTCGAACCCCGACCAGGTCAACGACATCGGCTACTTCGCGATGCCGACGGACTCCGGCGACCCGCACGCCACGGTCTGGGAGTCGAACGGCGCCTACATCCCCAAGACGACCTCGGGAGACAAGCTGACCGCAGCGAAGAAGCTCGTCGCGTTCATCAACTCGCCCACCGGCTGCGACCTGCAGAACCAGGTCGGAACGCCTGCCGGCCCGTTCGCGATCAGCACCTGCAAGGTCCCGGACAGCGCCCCCGCGCTGGTCAAGGACGAACTCAAGTACCAGGACGACAAGAAGACGGGCCTGGCGCTCGAGTTCCTGTCGCCGATCAAGGGCCCGAACCTGGAGAAGATCCTGATCCAGGTCGGCTCGGGCATCTCCTCCGGCACGGCGGGCGCCGCCCTGTACGACCAGGACGTGAAGGCCCAGGCCCAGCAGCTCGGCATCAAGGGCTGGTGA
- a CDS encoding carbohydrate ABC transporter permease — protein sequence MTRTKIRAWIVGVVAILVSVVVFLVPFAFVVLQAAKTPEDASSLAFTWPKEWQFFPNLIAVLQSGDGLIWRAFLNSFILTVGSVALMVVLSAMAGYVLARKRSKWGPVVNFFVLAGLIVPPAVVPTIWVLQGTGLYKTMPGMILIETTFGLSFCILLFRAFFNTVPRELDEAAVLDGAGRVRLFFQVILPLLKPVIVTVIVVQSVFVFNDFAGPLYFLPGSDNATVQTTLYTFAGQNLSFYNLLFMDILLITIPPLVAYIFFNRQIVAGMTSGAIKG from the coding sequence GTGACCCGCACGAAGATCCGTGCCTGGATCGTCGGCGTCGTCGCGATCCTCGTCTCCGTCGTCGTCTTCCTCGTGCCGTTCGCCTTCGTGGTGCTGCAGGCGGCCAAGACCCCGGAGGACGCCTCCAGCCTCGCCTTCACCTGGCCGAAGGAGTGGCAGTTCTTCCCGAACCTGATCGCGGTGCTGCAGAGCGGCGACGGACTGATCTGGCGGGCGTTCCTCAACTCGTTCATCCTCACCGTCGGGTCGGTGGCGCTCATGGTGGTGCTGTCGGCGATGGCGGGCTACGTGCTCGCCCGTAAGCGCAGCAAGTGGGGACCGGTGGTCAACTTCTTCGTGCTGGCCGGCCTGATCGTGCCGCCCGCGGTGGTGCCGACCATCTGGGTGCTGCAGGGGACGGGCCTCTACAAGACGATGCCGGGCATGATCCTGATCGAGACGACCTTCGGGCTGTCGTTCTGCATCCTGCTCTTCCGGGCCTTCTTCAACACCGTGCCGAGGGAGCTGGACGAGGCTGCGGTGCTGGACGGAGCGGGCCGGGTGCGGCTGTTCTTCCAGGTCATCCTGCCGTTGCTGAAGCCGGTCATCGTGACCGTGATCGTCGTTCAGTCGGTCTTCGTCTTCAACGACTTCGCCGGACCGCTGTACTTCCTGCCGGGCTCGGACAACGCCACGGTGCAGACGACGCTCTACACCTTCGCCGGGCAGAACCTGAGCTTCTACAACCTGCTCTTCATGGACATCCTGCTCATCACCATCCCGCCGCTGGTCGCGTACATCTTCTTCAACCGGCAGATCGTCGCCGGCATGACGAGCGGCGCGATCAAGGGCTGA
- a CDS encoding LacI family DNA-binding transcriptional regulator produces the protein MASASVKDVAALAQVSVGTVSNVLNRPEIVSAETVERVHRAMEKLSYVRNEAARQLRLGHSQAIGLISLSGANPFFTDVATAAENAAADAGYSVIVGNSTERQDRESGYLNLFEELRVRGVLLAPVGDAAARLRRMRDRGIPAVLVDRVSSDSTFSSVSVDDVAGGAMAATHLIETGRTRIAFVGGPMAIQQVADRLAGARSVVERHPGVTLEVVDVDALNVLEGRRAGQAIADRAPGDRPDAVFAANDLLAIGLLQTLFIDGTLAVPDDIALIGYDDIQFAGASVVPLTSIRQPSHLIGETAVQILLEEADDPELEARRVLYQPELVVRASTTRR, from the coding sequence ATGGCTTCCGCAAGCGTCAAGGACGTCGCAGCACTGGCCCAGGTGTCCGTCGGGACGGTGTCCAACGTGCTCAACCGGCCCGAGATCGTGTCCGCCGAGACGGTCGAACGGGTGCATCGTGCGATGGAGAAGCTGTCCTACGTGCGCAACGAGGCCGCCCGCCAGCTGCGCCTCGGGCACAGCCAGGCGATCGGGCTGATCAGCCTGAGCGGCGCCAACCCCTTCTTCACCGACGTGGCCACGGCCGCCGAGAATGCGGCAGCGGACGCCGGCTACTCGGTGATCGTCGGCAACAGCACCGAGCGCCAGGACCGGGAGTCGGGCTACCTCAACCTGTTCGAGGAGCTCCGGGTGCGCGGCGTGCTGCTCGCCCCGGTCGGCGACGCGGCGGCGCGGCTGCGCAGGATGCGCGACCGCGGCATCCCCGCCGTCCTGGTCGACCGGGTCAGCAGCGACAGCACGTTCAGCTCGGTCTCCGTGGACGACGTGGCGGGCGGCGCGATGGCCGCGACGCACCTCATCGAGACCGGCCGCACGCGCATCGCATTCGTCGGCGGCCCGATGGCGATCCAGCAGGTCGCCGACCGCCTCGCCGGAGCCCGCTCGGTCGTCGAGCGGCATCCCGGCGTGACACTGGAGGTCGTCGACGTGGACGCGCTCAACGTCCTGGAGGGCCGCCGCGCCGGCCAGGCGATCGCCGACCGCGCTCCGGGGGACCGCCCCGACGCGGTCTTCGCCGCGAACGACCTCCTCGCGATCGGCCTGCTGCAGACGCTGTTCATCGACGGCACGCTCGCGGTCCCCGACGACATCGCGCTGATCGGCTACGACGACATCCAGTTCGCCGGGGCCTCGGTCGTGCCGCTCACGTCGATCCGCCAGCCGAGCCACCTGATCGGTGAGACGGCGGTGCAGATCCTGCTGGAGGAGGCGGATGACCCGGAATTGGAGGCGCGGCGCGTGCTGTACCAGCCGGAGCTGGTGGTGCGGGCGAGCACGACGCGGCGGTAG
- a CDS encoding L-rhamnose mutarotase, with amino-acid sequence MGVRKIDESTEDEGVDVERVCFTMRLKPERVADYLAAHETVWPEMLDALRETGWSDYSLFVDREEALVVGFLETDDFEGAIAAMNEREVNARWQATMAGFFAEETAPDRTMKRLTEYFRLRGGAEGSAERCCDPSAEGACDRGSHVTRPDQAS; translated from the coding sequence ATGGGCGTTCGGAAGATCGACGAGAGCACTGAGGACGAGGGAGTGGACGTGGAACGGGTGTGCTTCACGATGCGGCTGAAGCCGGAGCGGGTCGCAGACTACCTGGCTGCGCACGAGACCGTCTGGCCGGAGATGCTCGACGCACTGCGCGAGACCGGCTGGTCCGACTACTCCCTCTTCGTCGATCGGGAGGAAGCGCTCGTCGTCGGGTTCCTCGAGACCGACGACTTCGAAGGCGCGATCGCCGCGATGAACGAGCGCGAGGTCAACGCGCGCTGGCAGGCCACGATGGCCGGCTTCTTCGCGGAGGAGACCGCTCCGGACCGCACGATGAAGCGGCTGACCGAATATTTCCGCTTGCGCGGTGGAGCTGAGGGCAGCGCGGAGCGATGCTGCGACCCCAGCGCCGAGGGAGCCTGCGACCGAGGTTCACACGTAACCCGCCCCGACCAAGCGTCTTAA
- a CDS encoding SDR family NAD(P)-dependent oxidoreductase produces MSDFEGLVAAVTGGASGLGKAIADELASQGARVYALDLNVEAVTAPHTGVRCDIGDDASVRSAMEEVVADAGRLDIVIANAGIGAQGDVEANDDAEWARVLNVNVIGSARTIRHAMPHLKESPAPAVVLTSSIAAWAGLPQRVLYSASKGAISAMTLAIAADCLPFGIRVNAVAPGTADTPWVGRLLDSAADPDAERAALEARQPSGRLVQPQEVADAVAYLASPRSASTNGVILAVDGGMYSLRPRR; encoded by the coding sequence TTGTCCGACTTCGAAGGGCTCGTGGCCGCGGTCACGGGCGGAGCATCCGGCCTCGGCAAGGCCATCGCGGACGAGCTGGCGAGCCAGGGCGCACGCGTCTACGCTCTCGACCTGAACGTGGAGGCCGTCACCGCGCCGCACACCGGCGTCCGCTGCGACATCGGCGACGACGCGAGCGTGCGCTCCGCGATGGAGGAAGTGGTGGCCGACGCCGGCCGCCTGGACATCGTGATCGCGAACGCGGGCATCGGCGCGCAGGGGGACGTGGAGGCCAACGACGACGCGGAGTGGGCGCGCGTCCTCAACGTCAACGTCATCGGCTCCGCCCGGACCATCCGCCACGCCATGCCGCATCTCAAGGAGTCGCCGGCGCCCGCCGTCGTGCTGACCAGTTCCATCGCCGCGTGGGCCGGCCTCCCGCAGCGCGTGCTCTACTCCGCCTCCAAAGGCGCGATCTCGGCCATGACCCTCGCGATCGCCGCCGACTGCCTGCCGTTCGGGATCCGCGTCAACGCGGTCGCTCCCGGCACGGCGGACACCCCGTGGGTCGGGAGGCTGCTGGACAGCGCCGCCGACCCGGACGCCGAGCGCGCCGCCCTGGAGGCCCGCCAGCCCAGCGGCCGGCTCGTGCAGCCGCAGGAGGTCGCCGACGCCGTCGCCTACCTGGCGTCGCCGCGCTCCGCCTCGACAAACGGCGTCATCCTCGCCGTCGACGGCGGGATGTACTCCCTGCGCCCACGCCGCTGA
- a CDS encoding fumarylacetoacetate hydrolase family protein: MRFMRLGAVGAEIPVVSDGETAWDLRPLTADIDGAFLAADGLARAEAAALAGELPAVDTAGLRVGAPIARPQAVICIGMNYAAHARESGSEPPSDIVVFYKHPNTVVGPNDDILLPPGSTTTDWEVELAAVIGTRARYLSSPEEALGHIAGFAVANDVSEREYQLQRSLGQWSKGKSFETFNPLGPWLVPTAQVGDGSGLRIWSTVNGGVRQDSSTSDLIFGVAEIVYRLSQFTVLEPGDLINTGTPEGVGLSGRFPYLGAGDEVRLGIDGLGEQASTVRPAV; the protein is encoded by the coding sequence ATGCGTTTCATGCGACTCGGCGCCGTCGGCGCGGAGATCCCGGTCGTCAGCGACGGCGAGACCGCCTGGGACCTGCGCCCGTTGACCGCCGACATCGACGGCGCCTTCCTCGCGGCCGACGGCCTGGCCCGGGCCGAAGCCGCCGCCCTCGCCGGCGAGCTGCCCGCGGTCGACACCGCCGGACTCCGCGTTGGCGCGCCGATCGCGCGCCCGCAGGCCGTCATCTGCATCGGCATGAACTACGCGGCCCACGCGCGCGAGTCGGGCTCCGAGCCGCCGAGCGACATCGTCGTCTTCTACAAGCACCCGAACACCGTCGTCGGGCCGAACGACGACATCCTCCTCCCACCGGGTTCCACGACGACCGACTGGGAGGTCGAGCTCGCCGCCGTCATCGGGACGCGCGCCCGCTACCTCTCCTCCCCCGAGGAGGCGCTGGGCCACATCGCCGGCTTCGCCGTCGCGAACGACGTGTCCGAGCGCGAGTACCAGCTGCAGCGCTCGCTGGGCCAGTGGAGCAAGGGCAAGAGCTTCGAGACCTTCAACCCGCTGGGCCCGTGGCTCGTGCCGACGGCGCAGGTCGGCGACGGCTCCGGACTGCGGATCTGGTCGACCGTGAACGGTGGGGTCCGACAGGACTCCTCCACCTCCGACCTCATCTTCGGCGTCGCGGAGATCGTCTACCGGCTCTCGCAGTTCACCGTGCTGGAGCCCGGCGACCTGATCAACACCGGCACCCCCGAGGGCGTCGGACTGTCCGGCCGCTTCCCGTACCTCGGCGCCGGCGACGAGGTCCGGCTCGGCATCGACGGGCTGGGCGAGCAGGCGAGCACGGTCCGCCCGGCCGTCTGA
- a CDS encoding alpha-L-rhamnosidase — MTWHAQMIAADQAFDGAPLLRREFALEGGHGAVARATLTLTAQGVVEAWLNGRPVSDDVLTPGWSSYEWRLRYATYDVTELVEATTVLGLALGKGWFGGRLGWTGGAAWYGDTQGAFAQLEVEFADGSTQLIATDDSWASGPSAVLANDLYDGETIDARLRDDAWKLPGFAGDGWTGTHAIEFDTAKLEPYIGPSVKRWAALPVQEISTSPSGKTLIDFGQNLVGWIKVRVQGPAGTEVTIRHAEVLEHGELGVRPLRTAQATDHYLLSGGVDEFEPTFTFHGFRYAEVTGWPGDLRAEDLTAIAIGSELTRIGEFSSSDPLLNQFHENVVWGMRGNFVDVPTDCPQRDERLGWTGDIAAFAPTAAYLYDVDAFLSDWLVDLDLEQQHNDGIVGFVIPDVLKYMPHPEDFGKPNTTALWSDAAVWVPWDLYEAYGDTAVLERQFDSMASHVRRVKSLLSPAGVWDGNFQFGDWLDPDAPPEDPAKAKADKGVVATACAYRSARILADTAALLGRTAEQAEFEAHAADLRAAFNREYVSGGVVLSDCTTVYSLAIVFGLLDEADVAFAGDRLAELAAEAGYRISTGFAGTPFIADALTQTGHTDVAYRLLLEKECPSWLYPVTMGATTVWERWDSMLPDGTINPGQMTSFNHYALGAVADWMHRVVGGLAPLTPGYASVLVAPQPGGGLTEAATSLETRHGRVSVRWSLDGDLLTVDAELPEGVDGILRLPGREDQLLSGGPVSVTAEVPSSVGAVR; from the coding sequence ATGACTTGGCACGCCCAGATGATCGCCGCCGACCAGGCCTTCGATGGAGCCCCGCTGCTGCGCAGGGAGTTCGCGCTGGAGGGCGGCCACGGCGCCGTCGCCCGCGCGACCCTCACGCTCACCGCTCAGGGGGTGGTCGAGGCCTGGCTGAACGGCCGTCCCGTCTCGGACGACGTGCTCACGCCCGGCTGGAGCAGCTACGAGTGGCGACTGCGCTACGCGACGTACGACGTGACCGAGCTGGTCGAGGCGACGACAGTCCTCGGCCTCGCCCTCGGCAAGGGCTGGTTCGGCGGACGCCTCGGCTGGACAGGAGGCGCCGCCTGGTACGGCGACACCCAGGGCGCGTTCGCCCAGCTGGAGGTGGAGTTCGCCGACGGAAGCACGCAGCTGATCGCCACCGACGACAGCTGGGCCAGCGGGCCGAGCGCCGTCCTCGCGAACGACCTGTACGACGGCGAGACCATCGACGCCCGCCTCCGCGACGACGCCTGGAAGCTCCCCGGCTTCGCGGGCGACGGCTGGACCGGAACGCACGCGATCGAATTCGACACCGCCAAGCTGGAACCGTACATCGGACCCTCCGTGAAGCGCTGGGCCGCCCTCCCTGTGCAGGAGATCAGCACCTCGCCATCGGGCAAGACCCTGATCGACTTCGGCCAGAACCTGGTCGGCTGGATCAAGGTGCGCGTGCAGGGGCCGGCCGGCACCGAGGTCACCATCCGCCACGCCGAGGTGCTGGAGCACGGCGAGCTGGGCGTGCGCCCGCTCCGCACCGCGCAGGCGACCGACCACTACCTGCTCAGCGGTGGCGTGGACGAGTTCGAGCCGACCTTCACCTTCCACGGCTTCCGCTACGCGGAGGTCACCGGCTGGCCGGGCGACCTGAGGGCGGAGGACCTGACCGCCATCGCGATCGGCTCGGAGCTGACCCGCATCGGCGAGTTCAGCAGCTCCGACCCGCTGCTGAACCAGTTCCACGAGAATGTCGTCTGGGGCATGCGCGGCAACTTCGTCGACGTCCCCACCGACTGCCCGCAGCGCGACGAGCGCCTCGGCTGGACCGGCGACATCGCCGCGTTCGCGCCGACCGCGGCCTACCTCTACGACGTGGACGCGTTCCTCTCCGACTGGCTCGTGGACCTCGACCTGGAGCAGCAGCATAACGACGGGATCGTCGGCTTCGTCATCCCGGACGTGCTGAAGTACATGCCGCACCCGGAGGACTTCGGCAAGCCGAACACGACGGCCCTCTGGAGCGACGCCGCGGTCTGGGTGCCGTGGGACCTCTACGAGGCGTACGGCGACACCGCCGTGCTGGAGCGCCAGTTCGACTCGATGGCGTCGCACGTGCGCCGGGTGAAGTCGCTGCTCTCGCCGGCCGGCGTCTGGGACGGCAACTTCCAGTTCGGCGACTGGCTCGACCCGGACGCGCCGCCGGAGGACCCGGCGAAGGCGAAGGCGGACAAGGGCGTCGTCGCGACCGCGTGCGCCTACCGGTCCGCGCGCATCCTGGCCGACACCGCGGCACTGCTCGGCCGCACGGCGGAGCAGGCGGAGTTCGAGGCGCACGCCGCCGACCTCCGCGCCGCCTTCAACAGGGAGTACGTCTCGGGCGGCGTCGTGCTCAGCGACTGCACCACGGTGTACTCGCTCGCGATCGTGTTCGGGTTGCTGGACGAGGCCGACGTCGCGTTCGCGGGCGACCGTCTCGCCGAGCTCGCGGCCGAGGCCGGCTACCGCATCTCCACCGGGTTCGCCGGCACGCCGTTCATCGCGGACGCGCTCACCCAGACCGGCCACACCGACGTCGCCTACCGGCTGCTGCTGGAGAAGGAGTGCCCGTCGTGGCTCTACCCGGTGACGATGGGTGCGACCACGGTGTGGGAGCGCTGGGACTCGATGCTGCCGGACGGCACCATCAACCCGGGCCAGATGACCTCCTTCAACCACTACGCGCTCGGCGCCGTGGCTGACTGGATGCACCGGGTCGTCGGAGGTCTCGCGCCGCTCACGCCGGGTTACGCGTCGGTGCTGGTCGCCCCGCAGCCGGGTGGCGGCCTGACGGAAGCGGCGACCTCGCTGGAGACCCGGCACGGCCGGGTGTCGGTGCGCTGGAGCCTCGACGGCGATCTGCTGACGGTCGACGCCGAGCTCCCGGAGGGCGTCGACGGCATCCTGCGGCTCCCCGGCCGCGAGGACCAGCTGCTGAGCGGGGGACCGGTCTCGGTCACCGCGGAGGTTCCCTCGTCCGTGGGCGCTGTGCGCTGA
- a CDS encoding carbohydrate ABC transporter permease, with protein MSTASPATASQAADIITEVGASEKNRPRKSRMRSAYPTWFFIPAIVLYVVFFAIPTVSSFYFSLTRWSLFDSTFIGFANYVQFFQDPQLYTSFIHTLIYAVLTSGAKVVIGFLLALLLTSPVVGRGYLRAVVFFPVLLSTIGVGILWKSLLDPFHGMVNAVLGFFGLPQPGWFTDPNLALYTIAGVDIWKGVGIATLIFMAGIVAIPNEYYEAARIDGAGGWNILRRITIPLSRGATATVIILSLIGGLRSFDIIWATTGGGPGFTSDVLASVIYKQYQAGFYGLSTAGNVVLFLVVTLIMVPLSYVLNRKQVEL; from the coding sequence ATGTCGACGGCAAGCCCCGCGACCGCGTCCCAAGCGGCCGACATCATCACCGAGGTGGGGGCCTCGGAGAAGAACAGACCACGGAAGAGCCGGATGCGCTCCGCCTACCCGACCTGGTTCTTCATCCCCGCGATCGTCCTCTATGTCGTCTTCTTCGCGATCCCGACGGTCTCGTCCTTCTACTTCTCGCTGACCCGCTGGTCGCTGTTCGACTCGACGTTCATCGGGTTCGCGAACTACGTGCAGTTCTTCCAGGACCCGCAGCTCTACACGAGCTTCATCCACACGCTGATCTACGCGGTGCTGACCTCCGGCGCGAAGGTGGTCATCGGCTTCCTGCTCGCGCTGCTGCTGACCTCCCCGGTCGTGGGCCGCGGCTACCTGCGGGCGGTCGTGTTCTTCCCTGTGCTGCTGTCGACCATCGGCGTCGGCATCCTGTGGAAGTCGCTGCTCGACCCGTTCCACGGCATGGTGAACGCGGTGCTCGGCTTCTTCGGCCTCCCGCAGCCCGGCTGGTTCACCGACCCGAACCTCGCTCTGTACACGATCGCCGGCGTCGACATCTGGAAGGGCGTGGGCATCGCGACGCTCATCTTCATGGCCGGCATCGTGGCCATCCCGAACGAGTACTACGAGGCGGCCCGGATCGACGGCGCGGGCGGATGGAACATCCTGCGCCGCATCACGATCCCGCTCTCCCGCGGCGCGACGGCGACGGTCATCATCCTGTCGCTGATCGGCGGTCTGCGTTCGTTCGACATCATCTGGGCGACCACCGGAGGCGGCCCCGGCTTCACCAGCGACGTGCTCGCGTCGGTGATCTACAAGCAGTACCAGGCCGGGTTCTACGGCCTCTCCACGGCGGGCAACGTCGTCCTCTTCCTCGTGGTGACGCTGATCATGGTGCCGCTCTCGTACGTCCTGAACAGAAAGCAGGTGGAGCTGTGA
- the rhaI gene encoding L-rhamnose isomerase has protein sequence MTLTDDIRSQLALQAIELPSWAFGNSGTRFRVFGTPGTARDPFEKISDAAQVHKHTGLAPTVALHIPWDRVDSYADLKKHAEDNGVELGTVNSNTFQDDDYKFGSVTHWDDRIRQKAIDHHFECIDIMNETGSRDLKIWLADGTNYPGQDSMRARQDRLADSLAQIYERIGEGQRLVLEYKFFEPSFYHTDVPDWGTSYVQTAALGERAMVCLDTGHHAPGTNIEFIVMQLLRLGKLGSFDFNSRFYADDDLIVGAADPFQLFRIVFEVIRGGGYANPDVAFMLDQCHNLEAKIPGQIRSVLNVQEATAKALLVDTEALAAAQTAGDVLAANTVFMDAFNTDVRADLAAWREARGLPADPMAAYKASGYQQTIETERVGGTQAGWGA, from the coding sequence ATGACCCTCACCGACGACATCCGCTCGCAGCTCGCACTGCAGGCGATCGAGCTGCCCTCCTGGGCGTTCGGCAACTCGGGGACGCGCTTCCGGGTGTTCGGCACTCCCGGCACAGCGCGCGACCCGTTCGAGAAGATCTCGGACGCGGCGCAGGTGCACAAGCACACGGGTCTCGCCCCGACGGTCGCCCTGCACATCCCGTGGGACAGGGTGGACTCCTATGCCGACCTCAAGAAGCACGCCGAGGACAACGGCGTCGAGCTGGGCACGGTCAACTCGAACACGTTCCAGGACGACGACTACAAGTTCGGGTCGGTCACACACTGGGACGACCGGATCCGCCAGAAGGCGATCGACCACCACTTCGAGTGCATCGACATCATGAACGAGACCGGGTCGCGCGACCTGAAGATCTGGCTCGCCGACGGCACGAACTACCCCGGTCAGGACTCGATGCGGGCGCGGCAGGACCGCCTGGCCGACTCGCTGGCGCAGATCTACGAGCGCATCGGCGAGGGCCAGCGGCTGGTGCTGGAGTACAAGTTCTTCGAGCCGTCGTTCTACCACACCGATGTCCCGGACTGGGGGACCAGCTACGTCCAGACGGCGGCTCTGGGTGAGCGGGCGATGGTCTGCCTGGACACCGGCCACCACGCGCCGGGCACGAACATCGAGTTCATCGTCATGCAGCTGCTGCGCCTCGGGAAGCTCGGGAGCTTCGACTTCAACAGCCGGTTCTACGCCGACGACGACCTGATCGTGGGCGCCGCCGACCCGTTCCAGCTGTTCCGGATCGTGTTCGAGGTGATCCGCGGCGGCGGTTACGCCAACCCGGATGTCGCGTTCATGCTCGACCAGTGCCACAATCTGGAGGCGAAGATCCCGGGCCAGATCCGCTCGGTGCTGAACGTTCAGGAGGCCACGGCGAAGGCGCTGCTGGTCGACACCGAGGCCCTGGCCGCCGCGCAGACGGCCGGCGACGTGCTCGCCGCCAACACCGTGTTCATGGACGCGTTCAACACGGACGTGCGCGCCGACCTGGCCGCCTGGCGCGAGGCCCGCGGCCTTCCGGCCGACCCGATGGCCGCCTACAAGGCTTCGGGCTACCAGCAGACGATCGAGACCGAGCGCGTCGGCGGCACCCAGGCCGGCTGGGGCGCCTGA